In a single window of the Roseiconus lacunae genome:
- a CDS encoding tRNA (adenine(22)-N(1))-methyltransferase, translating into MTKLDRRLAAVSRFVPGPIHVDVGSDHGYLLRWLLRSGQIKLGIAIEKTETPYQNSCRTLAGLNTDVRLADGLGGLTEGEGDSVSLCGMGGRLIAEILSQFPDRVPRVVITAPNDHPDLVRRWAIEAGFELDDEDFVFDKHPYMIQRFRKSVSGTSADKIYASITTSELDRKIALHFGPILIRRRTPDFIAYLEREQTRLQRLPKRTTVSEQRLEMVKRLLG; encoded by the coding sequence GTGACCAAACTTGATCGACGGTTAGCAGCGGTGTCCCGTTTCGTCCCCGGTCCGATTCACGTGGATGTCGGATCCGACCATGGGTATCTGTTGCGATGGTTGCTGCGATCCGGCCAGATCAAACTCGGCATCGCAATCGAAAAAACAGAGACGCCCTATCAGAACTCCTGCCGTACACTCGCCGGTTTGAATACCGACGTGCGACTAGCCGATGGACTTGGTGGCTTGACCGAAGGCGAAGGCGATAGCGTGAGCCTGTGCGGAATGGGCGGCCGTTTGATCGCCGAAATCCTGAGTCAATTTCCAGATCGAGTTCCAAGGGTTGTCATCACGGCACCGAATGATCATCCCGATTTGGTTCGGCGATGGGCGATCGAAGCCGGTTTTGAATTAGACGACGAAGACTTCGTCTTTGACAAACATCCCTATATGATCCAACGTTTTCGAAAGTCGGTCAGCGGCACCTCCGCTGACAAAATCTACGCCTCGATCACAACCAGCGAACTTGATCGGAAGATTGCGTTACATTTCGGTCCGATTTTGATCCGTCGCCGAACGCCTGACTTTATCGCGTATCTCGAACGTGAACAAACACGACTACAGCGGTTACCCAAGCGGACCACGGTTTCTGAGCAACGTTTAGAGATGGTCAAACGGTTGCTGGGATAA
- a CDS encoding outer membrane protein assembly factor BamB family protein yields the protein MLANELIDQLERRGLLDQEIIDALREQLKSGGANVTPEAVAKLLVDNGQLTRFQATKLIGELRSDDYPDESAVAAEVVEDDLIEGIDAVEATPVDAFEVEAEPIEVFAEPVAEAISVDDMSTSTPSARSSGDVLGGEFPEEKSSARVRKSVPEKNQWDSFKVYGFLGIIGFLIIVGGALFFLLQRGSADDRIKIANELYDNQNYTAAQDSYVDFLDAFGDGNEYSSLARTRIVMTRLYRAEGNSDPTFATQLAKEVLPPIEAEEGLNEERGNLAALLVKVAENIAAEASDKQETGEKRSLLEALDRQMELTENPNYMTGVLRTTLSGRLKAISEERERVVRDITRNEQLDAAVAEMTQLLGQKKTKEAYDVRFELLRAFPELSDNERLTKLIRQASDIQQGLVETSAKLPELIDPEPESKIKPIVLTARSGDRAPDLRDEVIFFRAKGSVLAFNGEDGTLLWRRYVGDSLAHRPARLDEGEAVLLSESAALAINRCDGRNGKVDWRLQIGESFNQPVVNRDDIYVSAKSGRLLSIDATTGDAKWAQSIPQTLETGPGIDSRHSVLYQPGDHSNLYLLSSNNGESIESYYLGHSQGTIVVPPQPLLGHLFVVENKGSDYCLVHVLSVDETGRSIGKAQDPFRLRGNVLVPPVVAQQRRMVVLTDLGEIAVFDVEPSIETDKVSIVAKLPASFSQPTLTQMAVGRSQMWTTGDRIGRYELQVNRGRVISDWTKDSGDKFFGEPLIIGDALVHARQLRGTSGVRVSAVDPKTGEEFWRNDIGAPVAMLRRVDAGVHAMTTQAALFELDRDAIGSGATRNPIENVGGSGVIMRFENPLPIDEQRSVLLNKASSDGGKRVIVYDPARPNEKIRLVSLNLLSGQPVGTGIAVNKGVFLTLDNGRAVYMDYLTGSQIGSPFQPVSAPGDQVAWTNCIALKDDPTQIVVADSRKGMYRLRVGDRISELTKVQLASEPLGTIAGINGSVILAIAGPASDIIQGRDIVSLKEKFQLSLEGRVIWGPVAAGDQAIVLTDDQTLHGISIDGKPTFSVSVPKGIPVGDPLVQDGQLIVAADSGWVAAIDQASGQLQGITDLRQPFSATPLALGQRLLVPGAEGVVYVIDVPNGGVN from the coding sequence ATGCTTGCTAACGAACTGATCGATCAACTGGAACGACGCGGTTTGCTCGATCAAGAAATCATTGACGCGCTGCGTGAACAGTTGAAGTCCGGCGGGGCCAACGTGACTCCCGAAGCCGTCGCGAAACTCTTGGTCGATAACGGTCAACTGACTCGGTTCCAAGCAACAAAGTTGATCGGGGAACTGCGAAGCGACGACTACCCGGATGAATCGGCGGTTGCCGCCGAAGTGGTCGAAGACGACTTGATCGAAGGCATTGACGCGGTCGAGGCGACGCCTGTCGATGCCTTCGAAGTCGAAGCGGAACCGATCGAGGTCTTTGCCGAGCCGGTCGCCGAAGCGATTTCCGTCGACGACATGTCGACGTCCACCCCTTCGGCCAGAAGCAGTGGGGATGTGCTCGGGGGCGAGTTCCCCGAGGAGAAATCGTCGGCCCGCGTTCGTAAGTCGGTGCCGGAGAAAAACCAGTGGGACTCGTTTAAGGTCTATGGCTTCTTAGGCATCATCGGTTTCCTAATCATTGTCGGTGGTGCCCTGTTCTTCTTGCTGCAGCGTGGCAGTGCCGACGATCGGATCAAGATCGCCAACGAATTGTACGACAACCAAAATTACACCGCCGCCCAAGACAGCTACGTCGATTTTTTGGATGCCTTCGGTGATGGCAACGAATACAGTTCTTTGGCCCGAACCCGCATCGTCATGACGCGGCTTTATCGTGCCGAGGGTAACTCCGATCCGACCTTCGCGACCCAGTTGGCGAAAGAGGTCTTGCCACCGATCGAAGCCGAAGAAGGGCTTAACGAAGAACGTGGCAATCTGGCCGCTCTGCTGGTGAAAGTCGCCGAAAATATTGCCGCCGAAGCGAGCGATAAACAGGAAACAGGTGAGAAACGTTCGCTGCTCGAAGCCCTCGATCGGCAGATGGAGCTGACCGAAAATCCGAACTACATGACCGGCGTCCTGCGCACGACGTTGTCGGGGCGTTTAAAGGCGATCAGCGAAGAACGTGAACGCGTCGTCCGCGACATCACTCGCAACGAGCAACTCGACGCCGCGGTCGCGGAGATGACTCAGTTGCTCGGTCAAAAGAAAACGAAAGAGGCTTATGACGTTCGTTTTGAATTACTGCGGGCGTTTCCTGAACTTTCCGACAACGAACGCCTGACTAAATTGATTCGTCAGGCGAGCGACATCCAACAAGGTTTGGTCGAAACAAGTGCGAAGCTTCCTGAATTGATCGACCCGGAACCCGAATCAAAGATCAAGCCGATCGTACTGACCGCCCGATCGGGCGATCGGGCTCCCGATCTGCGAGACGAAGTGATCTTCTTTCGTGCCAAAGGAAGTGTCTTGGCATTCAACGGTGAAGACGGAACGCTGTTGTGGCGTCGCTATGTCGGCGATTCACTCGCCCACCGCCCGGCACGATTGGACGAAGGCGAAGCGGTCTTGCTGAGCGAATCGGCGGCACTCGCGATCAATCGCTGTGACGGCCGCAACGGCAAAGTCGATTGGCGGTTGCAGATTGGTGAGTCATTTAATCAGCCGGTGGTCAACCGTGATGACATCTATGTGTCGGCGAAAAGCGGACGACTACTATCGATCGACGCGACGACGGGCGATGCCAAATGGGCCCAGTCGATCCCGCAAACGCTGGAAACCGGTCCCGGAATCGACAGTCGTCATTCGGTCTTGTATCAGCCGGGTGACCACAGCAACTTGTATCTACTTTCAAGTAACAACGGCGAAAGCATCGAGAGTTACTATTTAGGACACAGTCAGGGAACGATTGTCGTTCCGCCGCAGCCGTTGCTCGGTCACCTGTTTGTCGTCGAAAACAAAGGATCCGATTACTGCTTGGTTCATGTCCTTAGCGTCGACGAAACAGGTCGTTCGATCGGCAAGGCTCAAGACCCGTTTCGGCTGCGTGGTAACGTTCTGGTACCACCGGTCGTCGCCCAACAGCGGCGGATGGTCGTGCTGACCGACTTGGGTGAAATCGCCGTGTTCGACGTCGAGCCAAGCATCGAAACCGATAAAGTCTCGATCGTCGCCAAGCTGCCCGCATCGTTCAGCCAACCGACGCTGACTCAAATGGCGGTCGGACGCAGTCAAATGTGGACGACCGGTGACCGCATCGGTCGCTATGAATTGCAAGTCAACCGTGGTCGTGTGATCTCGGACTGGACGAAGGATTCGGGAGACAAGTTCTTCGGCGAACCACTGATCATCGGCGACGCACTCGTCCACGCGCGTCAGCTTCGCGGGACATCCGGCGTACGTGTCTCGGCCGTCGACCCGAAAACGGGGGAAGAGTTTTGGCGAAATGATATCGGCGCCCCGGTCGCGATGCTCCGGCGAGTCGATGCCGGCGTTCATGCGATGACGACCCAAGCCGCGTTGTTTGAACTTGATCGAGACGCGATCGGAAGCGGTGCGACTCGAAACCCGATCGAGAACGTGGGCGGCTCGGGCGTGATCATGCGGTTCGAAAACCCGTTGCCGATCGACGAACAACGCAGCGTGCTATTAAACAAGGCCTCCAGTGACGGCGGTAAACGGGTGATCGTTTATGATCCCGCGCGTCCGAACGAGAAAATTCGCCTGGTCAGTTTGAACCTGCTCTCCGGCCAACCCGTCGGGACGGGAATTGCCGTGAACAAAGGCGTGTTCTTAACGCTTGATAACGGCCGTGCGGTCTACATGGATTACTTAACCGGCTCACAAATCGGTAGCCCATTCCAGCCCGTTAGCGCTCCCGGTGACCAAGTGGCCTGGACCAACTGTATTGCACTGAAAGACGATCCGACGCAAATCGTCGTCGCCGATAGCCGCAAAGGCATGTACCGTTTGCGTGTCGGCGATCGCATTTCGGAATTGACCAAAGTTCAATTGGCAAGTGAGCCACTGGGAACGATCGCGGGAATCAACGGCAGTGTGATTTTGGCGATTGCCGGACCGGCATCGGATATCATTCAGGGTCGAGACATCGTCTCGCTCAAAGAGAAGTTTCAACTTTCACTCGAAGGACGCGTGATCTGGGGCCCCGTCGCCGCCGGTGATCAAGCCATTGTGTTGACCGACGATCAAACGTTGCACGGTATTTCTATCGACGGAAAGCCAACGTTTAGTGTGTCGGTTCCCAAAGGAATTCCTGTCGGCGATCCGCTCGTCCAGGATGGCCAATTGATCGTCGCCGCCGATTCAGGTTGGGTGGCCGCGATCGATCAAGCGTCCGGTCAGTTGCAAGGGATCACCGATTTGCGGCAACCGTTCTCGGCAACCCCGTTGGCGCTCGGCCAACGTTTGCTGGTGCCAGGTGCCGAAGGTGTGGTTTATGTAATTGACGTTCCCAACGGGGGAGTCAATTGA
- a CDS encoding glucosamine-6-phosphate deaminase, which translates to MRLDSKRQRGFPTGNSPTSIPYRVFPEARDASEAAAQEIATLVRSRAAEGRTCILGLATGSTVVKVYSALVRMHQEQGLSFENVAVFVLDEFLPMTPECLQSHVRFIYEHLLDHIDVPRDRIFVPDGTISQDQLSDYCLKFENRIDEMGGIDMLLLGIGRTGHIGFNEPGSGTDSRTRPITLDAITRIDSASNFFGVENVPRRAITMGVGTILDARRIILLAFGEGKASIVARAVEGEVAPSVPATFLQQHDDVEFFLDSAAAANLEAFRAPWLVDEVKWDDILVRRAVIALSQSVEKPVLMLTDADYNNNGLQSLLAEYGSAYEINLSVFRYLQNTITGWPAGKPDQPNTVFPKRVVLFSPHPDDDVISMGGTLTRLADQNHEVHVAYQTSGNLAVFDDDALRFAEFVVDFCEQYDVMTEPCRQLTSKMVDALQNKTAGSIDIGEVQKLKGLIRRGEAAAGARVCGVHDDRLHHLDLPFYETGKVRKNPFGAEDIQITVDLLRSIKPHQIYAAGDLSDPHGTHRVCIDIIFAACEVCRNDDWFQSCVIWLYRGAWQEWAPHEIEMAVPLSPQEVDRKRDAIFKHESQKDRALFPGSDAREFWQRAEARNAQTANIYDRLGLAQYQAIEGFVRWKGFESDNQS; encoded by the coding sequence ATGAGACTTGATTCTAAACGGCAACGCGGTTTCCCAACCGGCAACTCGCCGACATCGATTCCCTACCGCGTTTTTCCCGAAGCTCGCGATGCCAGCGAAGCCGCGGCTCAGGAAATCGCAACGCTGGTCCGCAGTCGCGCCGCCGAAGGCCGCACCTGCATCTTGGGCTTGGCGACCGGCTCGACCGTGGTCAAAGTCTACTCGGCACTGGTGCGGATGCATCAAGAGCAAGGCTTGTCTTTTGAAAACGTGGCGGTTTTCGTATTGGACGAGTTCCTGCCGATGACGCCGGAATGTTTGCAAAGCCATGTCAGGTTTATCTACGAACATCTACTCGATCATATCGATGTCCCCCGCGATCGAATATTTGTTCCCGATGGAACGATCAGCCAAGACCAACTATCAGATTACTGCTTGAAGTTCGAGAATCGCATCGATGAAATGGGCGGCATCGACATGCTGCTATTAGGGATCGGCCGCACGGGACACATCGGGTTCAACGAACCTGGTTCAGGCACCGATTCCCGCACCCGCCCGATCACGCTCGATGCGATCACTCGGATCGATTCGGCAAGCAACTTTTTCGGAGTCGAGAACGTTCCACGCCGAGCGATCACAATGGGGGTCGGAACGATCCTGGACGCGCGCCGGATTATCTTGCTCGCCTTCGGTGAAGGCAAAGCCTCGATCGTCGCCCGTGCCGTCGAAGGCGAGGTCGCTCCCTCTGTTCCGGCGACATTTTTGCAGCAGCACGACGACGTCGAATTCTTTCTTGATAGCGCAGCGGCGGCGAACCTCGAAGCGTTCCGTGCTCCCTGGCTGGTCGACGAAGTCAAATGGGATGACATCCTTGTCCGCCGTGCAGTCATCGCACTCTCGCAATCGGTCGAAAAGCCTGTCCTGATGCTGACCGATGCGGACTACAACAACAACGGGCTTCAAAGCCTACTCGCCGAATATGGTTCGGCCTACGAGATCAATTTGAGTGTGTTTCGCTACTTGCAAAACACGATCACCGGATGGCCAGCCGGAAAGCCTGATCAGCCCAACACCGTATTTCCAAAGCGGGTCGTACTGTTTTCACCGCACCCTGACGACGATGTGATCTCGATGGGAGGAACACTCACGCGTCTCGCCGATCAGAATCACGAAGTCCACGTCGCCTACCAAACGTCAGGTAACCTGGCCGTCTTCGATGACGACGCACTCCGATTCGCCGAATTCGTCGTCGACTTTTGCGAACAGTACGATGTCATGACCGAACCGTGCCGGCAACTGACATCTAAGATGGTTGATGCGTTGCAAAACAAAACCGCGGGGAGCATCGACATCGGCGAGGTGCAAAAACTGAAAGGTTTGATCCGACGTGGTGAAGCCGCCGCCGGGGCACGTGTCTGCGGTGTTCACGATGATCGCTTGCATCACCTCGACCTGCCATTTTACGAAACCGGAAAGGTGCGAAAGAATCCTTTTGGCGCCGAAGACATCCAGATCACGGTTGATCTGCTGCGATCGATCAAGCCACATCAAATCTACGCGGCCGGGGATTTAAGCGACCCCCATGGAACTCACCGAGTCTGTATCGACATCATCTTTGCCGCGTGCGAGGTATGTCGCAACGACGACTGGTTCCAGTCCTGTGTCATTTGGTTGTATCGCGGTGCTTGGCAAGAATGGGCACCCCATGAAATTGAGATGGCGGTTCCGCTAAGCCCGCAGGAAGTCGATCGGAAACGAGATGCGATCTTCAAGCACGAGTCGCAAAAAGATCGTGCCCTCTTCCCCGGATCCGACGCCCGCGAATTCTGGCAACGAGCCGAAGCACGCAACGCCCAAACGGCCAACATTTACGATCGCCTCGGTCTGGCCCAGTACCAAGCCATCGAGGGCTTCGTGCGATGGAAGGGCTTTGAATCGGATAATCAGTCGTGA
- a CDS encoding ABC transporter substrate-binding protein: MIGVQKNWRLSLLVVSLLVACTAVPATAQLLTYAESGTPEDPGLGLLQEDPHDIVYFTNGSGGGWAKVRLLAFREMPSAAARKGTLKFQILGIETDEFVAKWTDVERIDFWETRLEREVAERIAREDFVGAYPFLSVLIRDYPRRPGLKELRCDFLWRNAIQRARTDQRAESLAMLEELHRYDSRFKQSNVLKAISGITDGLMQAMVDESELDGAQQLLARLKDDYGDFDLTAITKWDDQFLKMALEKRSEAIAAVRAKDYRSARKLARESLYLKPDIENGQELVKKIDEIYPLITVGVLQAARKYDPVRMDNWAARRAGRLLYRNLFEIQGAAPEGGEYDFLFGTARTNPDRTELELVLDTNKLASPLNKIEIDVLADHLTKRALPESETYFSPWAAAVTGIGIESPERAKCVLRRPHVLPTCLLQLNVDASWFGGEKGGPTGDYFVDSVDEKETRFMLTEAARRANSDDSKPREIVEVRCESGSDAVSKLLSGEVDVLDQLFPADALALKQRREIKVVEYPLPTIHMLIPCSDHEFITDKNFRRALLYGINRDDILNGELLENKRFDGCRVLSGPFPAGLSQEDPLGYAYDASILPRPFEPSLAKLLVELSKNLKNAEAERKKEPPPKLRKIRLAFPADNLSRVACEAIKSQWQLIGLEVELVQLPIGETYPEPDTADLVYVSAAIWEPIIDARRLLGPNGLAKSEDQLVGLGLRRLEEALNWKEVRDRLLDLHAISHHELPVLPLWQMVESFAYRRSLSGMGNRIVSLYQNADNWRLDH; the protein is encoded by the coding sequence ATGATTGGTGTTCAGAAAAATTGGCGTTTGTCGTTGCTCGTCGTGAGCTTGCTTGTCGCTTGCACCGCCGTGCCCGCGACGGCGCAACTGCTAACGTATGCCGAATCCGGGACGCCGGAAGATCCCGGACTGGGGCTGTTGCAAGAAGACCCGCACGACATCGTTTATTTCACCAACGGTTCGGGTGGCGGTTGGGCAAAGGTGCGGCTACTGGCCTTTCGCGAAATGCCTTCGGCGGCCGCACGCAAAGGAACACTGAAGTTTCAGATTCTGGGAATCGAAACGGATGAGTTCGTTGCAAAATGGACCGACGTCGAGCGAATCGATTTTTGGGAAACACGCCTAGAACGCGAAGTCGCAGAACGGATCGCACGAGAAGACTTTGTCGGTGCATATCCGTTTTTATCGGTGCTGATTCGTGATTACCCGCGGCGACCGGGATTGAAGGAACTGCGTTGCGATTTTCTGTGGCGGAACGCGATCCAACGAGCACGAACGGATCAGCGAGCCGAATCGCTCGCGATGCTCGAAGAATTGCATCGATACGATTCACGCTTCAAGCAATCCAACGTGCTCAAGGCAATCAGTGGAATCACCGATGGCTTGATGCAAGCGATGGTTGATGAAAGCGAGCTTGATGGTGCACAGCAGTTGCTCGCCCGTTTGAAAGATGACTACGGTGATTTTGATCTGACCGCGATTACGAAATGGGACGATCAGTTCCTCAAAATGGCGCTCGAAAAACGTAGCGAAGCGATCGCCGCCGTCCGAGCAAAAGATTACCGTTCGGCAAGAAAGCTGGCGCGAGAGAGTTTGTACCTCAAACCAGACATCGAAAACGGCCAAGAGCTTGTCAAAAAGATCGACGAGATCTATCCGCTGATTACCGTCGGTGTGCTGCAGGCCGCTCGAAAGTACGATCCCGTTCGAATGGATAATTGGGCGGCCCGTCGGGCAGGGCGATTGCTGTACCGCAACCTGTTCGAGATCCAAGGAGCCGCGCCCGAGGGTGGCGAGTACGACTTCTTATTCGGAACCGCACGCACCAACCCGGACCGGACGGAACTCGAACTGGTACTCGATACGAATAAGCTTGCTTCACCGTTAAACAAAATCGAGATCGACGTCTTGGCGGATCACTTGACCAAGCGAGCCCTGCCGGAATCAGAAACGTATTTTTCGCCGTGGGCGGCGGCCGTGACGGGGATCGGAATCGAGAGTCCCGAACGTGCTAAATGTGTGCTCCGTCGGCCGCATGTCTTGCCAACATGTTTGTTGCAACTGAACGTCGATGCCAGTTGGTTCGGCGGCGAAAAAGGTGGGCCGACCGGCGACTACTTTGTCGACTCGGTAGACGAAAAAGAAACACGTTTCATGCTGACCGAAGCAGCACGACGGGCCAACAGCGATGACAGTAAGCCTCGTGAAATTGTCGAAGTACGCTGTGAGTCGGGAAGTGATGCGGTATCCAAATTGCTTTCCGGAGAAGTCGACGTTCTCGATCAGCTGTTCCCCGCCGATGCGCTGGCACTTAAACAACGCCGGGAAATCAAAGTCGTCGAGTACCCGTTGCCGACGATCCACATGCTGATCCCCTGTTCGGATCACGAATTCATTACCGACAAAAACTTTCGACGGGCACTACTGTACGGGATCAATCGTGACGACATCCTCAACGGCGAACTGCTGGAAAACAAACGCTTTGATGGTTGCCGCGTTTTAAGCGGACCGTTTCCGGCAGGGCTCAGTCAGGAGGACCCACTGGGATACGCCTACGACGCATCGATCCTGCCGCGACCGTTCGAACCGAGTTTGGCAAAGCTACTCGTCGAACTGAGCAAGAACCTCAAGAATGCCGAAGCGGAACGCAAGAAAGAGCCACCACCGAAGCTCCGCAAAATTCGTCTCGCCTTTCCGGCTGATAACTTGTCTCGGGTTGCATGCGAAGCGATCAAAAGCCAGTGGCAGTTGATCGGCTTGGAAGTCGAATTGGTGCAGCTTCCGATCGGCGAAACGTATCCGGAACCGGACACGGCAGACTTAGTGTATGTTTCTGCGGCGATTTGGGAGCCGATCATCGATGCACGACGGTTACTCGGTCCCAACGGGTTGGCCAAGAGCGAAGATCAGTTGGTCGGCCTAGGTCTTCGCCGACTTGAGGAAGCACTGAATTGGAAAGAAGTACGCGATCGCTTGCTGGACTTACACGCGATCTCGCACCATGAGCTTCCGGTTCTTCCGCTTTGGCAAATGGTGGAATCGTTTGCCTACCGTAGGTCACTTTCCGGCATGGGAAATCGAATCGTGTCGCTGTATCAGAACGCCGATAATTGGAGGCTGGACCATTGA